The proteins below come from a single Papaver somniferum cultivar HN1 chromosome 11, ASM357369v1, whole genome shotgun sequence genomic window:
- the LOC113321120 gene encoding uncharacterized protein LOC113321120, producing MENLYSKLYDKYNKLKTRKDSDLDRYNHDQEVKFTDYMAAVEELVNCLRSENDRLVTKNQDLMNELASVRADRSDKEELCIQYEKLLTEETRKGKELSEEVEKLRNLQQEGLSCSARVRYNENGQMESPRGTYLESGQISSISTRKRHSTDEDPDSRGKLPVVTETEKDSHRGLHSDNDRIIQKESCCRKVISSGDSINANCVFHTLMEFLIGMKFEFVTKADGPCLSALHQSSGYSFTLMWLTKASEDEPLELLYHVLSLGTFERIAPEWMREDLIFSSSMCPVFFKRVSSVIGLHL from the exons ATGGAGAATCTTTACTCCAAACTCTACGATAAGTACAACAAACTAAAG ACAAGAAAGGATTCTGATCTCGATCGTTATAATCATGACCAAGAAGTGAAATTCACTGATTACATGGCTG CTGTTGAGGAGTTAGTAAATTGCCTAAGAAGTGAAAATGATAGGCTTGTTACTAAGAATCAAGACTTAATGAATGAATTAGCATCAGTTAG AGCCGATAGATCTGACAAGGAAGAGTTATGCATCCAGTACGAAAAGCTTTTAACTGAAGAAACCAGAAAGG GAAAAGAGCTTTCTGAAGAAGTAGAAAAGCTACGCAATCTGCAGCAAGAGGGGCTCTCCTGCAGTGCCAGGGTTCGGTACAATGAAAATGGGCAAATGGAATCCCCTAGAGGAACTTATCTTGAGTCAGGACAGATATCCAGCATCAGCACCAGGAAAAGGCATTCAACCGATGAAGACCCAGACAGCAGAGGGAAGCTTCCTGTGGTAACAGAAACAGAAAAAGATTCACATAGGGGCTTACATTCTGACAATGACCGAATCATTCAAAAG GAAAGTTGCTGCAGGAAAGTCATCAGTTCAG GGGACTCAATCAATGCCAATTGCGTGTTTCACACCCTAATGGAATTTCTAATTGgcatgaaatttgaatttgttaCTAAAGCGGATGGGCCGTGTCTTTCTGCACTTCATCAATCAAGTG GGTATTCATTCACTTTAATGTGGCTCACTAAAGCGTCTGAGGATGAACCTCTGGAGCTACTGTACCATGTCCTATCTTTAGGGACTTTTGAAAGGATTGCGCCAGAGTGGATGAGGGAGGACTTAATTTTTAGCTCAAGTATGTGCCCTGTGTTCTTCAAGAGGGTATCCTCGGTTATTGGATTGCATTTGTAA